The following coding sequences lie in one Miscanthus floridulus cultivar M001 chromosome 9, ASM1932011v1, whole genome shotgun sequence genomic window:
- the LOC136481623 gene encoding dirigent protein 22-like translates to MAATTTTSRAASTTLLLLLCAAALLASGATAADDNGFTTFKLYFHDIVAGTSSPTAVRIAQAASSNTSSTSFGAVVAIDDPLTTGPTRASGTEIGRAQGTYTFADQKTFGLLMVMNFVFTGGDHNGSTLSIVGRNEVLSDVREMSIVGGSGKFRMARGYVQAHTIDSGATSGETVVQYTVNVKA, encoded by the coding sequence atggccgccaccaccaccaccagccgggCAGCTTCCACCACGCTCCTCCTGCTGCTCTGCGCCGCCGCCTTGCTCGCGTCCGGCGCCACGGCGGCCGACGACAACGGGTTCACGACGTTCAAGCTCTACTTCCACGACATCGTGGCGGGCACGTCGTCCCCAACAGCCGTCCGCATCGCGCAGGCGGCGTCGTCCAACACCTCGTCCACCTCCTTCGGCGCCGTGGTGGCCATCGACGACCCGCTCACCACGGGCCCGACGCGCGCGTCGGGCACCGAGATCGGCCGCGCGCAGGGCACCTACACGTTCGCGGACCAGAAGACGTTCGGCCTCCTGATGGTGATGAACTTCGTGTTCACGGGCGGGGACCACAACGGCAGCACGCTCTCCATCGTGGGGCGGAACGAGGTGCTCAGCGACGTCCGCGAGATGAGCATCGTCGGCGGCAGCGGCAAGTTCCGCATGGCGCGAGGGTACGTGCAGGCGCACACCATCGACTCCGGCGCCACCTCCGGGGAGACCGTCGTCCAGTACACCGTCAACGTCAaggcctag